Genomic segment of Candidatus Hydrogenedentota bacterium:
GCGCAGTGTTCAGGGGTGTGCAAATAATGATTCCTCTTGCGTTGATGGTATGTGTGGGCGTGACTGCGGAAGAAGCGCCGCCCGTGGAAGCGCCGGCGTTTTTCGCGGGGAACGATGAACTGCGCGATTACCTGCTTGAAGCCGCGGAGAAGCAACCAGGTTTAAGAGTGCTGCACGAGGAGTGGCGCGCCGCGCTCGAACGCATTCCGCAGGCGCGCGCGCTCGAGGACCCGATGTTCACTTACAAACAGTTCGTCCAATCCGACATGAAGGTATTCGCGGTCATGTTCGAGCAGGCGTTTCCATGGTTTGGCACGCTGCGTTTGCGGGGCGAGAAAGCCGCGGCGGAGGCGGAGGCCGCGCAATGGCGCATGTACGCCGGGCGGAACCGCATGTTCGCCGCGGTGAAGAAAGCGTACTTCGAGTACGCGTATCTCGGCGAGCAAATCCGCGTTGCGGAGGCACAAATCGAGATCATCGACTACGCGGAAGCGGTCGTCCGGGCGAAATACAGCCTAGGGTTGGCCGCGCAGGATGATTTGCTGCGCATCCAAAACGAGCGCGACATGGTCGCGGATATGCGCGCGCAACTGCTGCAAATGCAGCCCGCGCTCGCGGCGAAACTCAACGAGGCGCTGGGCCGTCCCCTTGGCGATGACATTCCGTGGCCGCAGCCCGCGGTGTTTCCGCCGGATCCGCCCGCGCCGCCGCTGGTGACGGCCTGGATTCGGCTGCAGAGTCCGGAGTTGAAGGCGGCGGACTCGATGATCGCGGGAAGAGAGAAAGAAAGTGACCTCGCGCGGCGCATGGGCCGCCCCGAGATTCGCC
This window contains:
- a CDS encoding TolC family protein, whose amino-acid sequence is MIPLALMVCVGVTAEEAPPVEAPAFFAGNDELRDYLLEAAEKQPGLRVLHEEWRAALERIPQARALEDPMFTYKQFVQSDMKVFAVMFEQAFPWFGTLRLRGEKAAAEAEAAQWRMYAGRNRMFAAVKKAYFEYAYLGEQIRVAEAQIEIIDYAEAVVRAKYSLGLAAQDDLLRIQNERDMVADMRAQLLQMQPALAAKLNEALGRPLGDDIPWPQPAVFPPDPPAPPLVTAWIRLQSPELKAADSMIAGREKESDLARRMGRPEIRLGLEYERLKDEPGRRGDPYMPSKLMAYYDLARTATGMMPFDAGDSVLGIYDGFFYREPGKDVEDDVSISLGVSLPIWRKKVRGAVAEARHMTAAARHDKEAMARELDAEARMALFGIRDGQRRFNLYEESLIPRAKLTYESLQAAYASGAMEAD